The following proteins are encoded in a genomic region of Aquifex aeolicus VF5:
- a CDS encoding succinate dehydrogenase/fumarate reductase iron-sulfur subunit: MHLKLKVFRYNPETGERKYDYFEVPYEEGMTFLRAFQKIKEEIDPSFSFRAFCRAGICGTCTVFIDGFPKLACKEQTLPYVLSEQIVTVEPLDKFEVIRDLVVDNEEVINRMKKFRTWIKEYQGEVRIPPEVNKKIEKGADCILCSACQSYCPQVLEEEYAGPLFFAKIYRFLEDPREEDKEFRIKEALEGHLYHCLSCNKCNNACPKEVEPATLIRELMLVKSEIS, translated from the coding sequence ATGCATTTGAAGTTGAAGGTCTTCAGGTATAACCCCGAAACGGGAGAGAGGAAATACGATTACTTTGAAGTTCCATACGAAGAAGGAATGACGTTCTTAAGGGCTTTTCAAAAGATAAAGGAAGAGATAGATCCGAGCTTTTCTTTTAGGGCTTTTTGCAGAGCGGGAATTTGCGGAACGTGCACCGTTTTTATAGACGGATTTCCAAAGCTTGCTTGCAAAGAGCAAACGCTCCCTTACGTCCTTTCGGAACAAATTGTAACCGTTGAGCCTCTCGATAAATTCGAGGTGATAAGGGACCTCGTCGTGGACAACGAAGAAGTCATAAACAGAATGAAGAAGTTCAGAACGTGGATAAAGGAGTATCAGGGAGAGGTAAGAATACCACCCGAAGTCAATAAAAAGATAGAAAAGGGGGCGGACTGCATACTCTGCTCCGCCTGCCAGTCCTACTGCCCTCAGGTTCTGGAAGAGGAATACGCCGGTCCCTTATTTTTTGCAAAGATATACAGGTTTTTGGAGGACCCAAGAGAAGAAGACAAAGAATTCAGGATAAAAGAAGCCCTTGAAGGACACCTTTACCACTGTCTTTCGTGTAACAAGTGTAACAACGCGTGCCCGAAGGAAGTTGAGCCTGCAACACTTATAAGGGAATTGATGCTTGTGAAAAGCGAAATATCTTAA